The Heyndrickxia acidicola sequence GAAATAATCAATTAAACGATTCCATAAAGACAGTAAACGCAAAACGCATCAACTAACCAATTACTGTGCGTTTTCAAATGTGAATTCATAAGATTTTAATTTCTAATTAAGGTGCGAATTGATATGCTATTGAGTTTTTCTACTCCAAAACGAATCCATTATTAAATTGCTCCTGTTTTCCCCATTACTTGTAAATGTACACCAAAAAAGGATGCACCCTCGTACATCCTTTTTTTATAGATTAAACTGCTTTGGAACCAGACTCGTTATTTGACTGCAGAGAGTTCTCTTTTTTTATCAGGAAGGATGTCAGTAATGCTACTATACTTCCGCCAAACCCGAAAAGGAAAAGATGATGGATGCCCGCCATAAAGGTGGCTCCATTCGTAAGCAGGGCTCCCATAATGGTGACGCCTATGGCTGTCCCCATGTTACGGCAGAACATAAAGAAAGATGTAGAAATGCCTCTTTCGTGACCGCCCACCAGCTGCTGAACCCCGATCATACCAACTGTTGTCAGCAATCCGAACGCCAGACCCTGTACAATCATGACTGCAAAAACAAATCCAAATCCCAGCTGCTGATTTAAGAAGGTTAATAGCAAACCGGAGATAAATAGAAGCAGGTTTCCGATTATCAGCAGGATTCTATAGCCGTATTTCAAAATCCATTTTCCTGCAGGAACCGCTGCCGCCATCCATCCGATCGCCGTTCCCAAGAGGGCCACACCGCTCATAAACAAGGAAAGATGGCCGACTTTCTGCAAAAACAGCGGAATAAAACTGGAGGTACCAAAAAGAGATACCGTTCCGATAAAGGCGTTCAGGTTAATTCTTGAAATCATTTTATGCTTTAGCATGGACAATGGTACAAGCGGTGATGATTGCTTTCTCTCGTAAACATAAAATAATACGAGCAATACAATACCAAGCGCTAAGTAGAGTAATCTGTTCTGTTTTATTACGGTATCCAATAAAAGGAACGTAACGCCTACAGCGAACAATACAGCTCCTAAATAATCGACCTTTGCCTTCTTCGGCTGGTAGTGCTCTTTATAAGGAAGCAATGTCAGAAAAGAAATCAAGCAGACAGGCAGATTGACAAAGAAAATCCATCTCCATGTCATATATTCAACAAAGAACGATCCAAGCAATGGGGCAAGTACAGCGGATAGTCCCCACATGGCTGTAAACAGAGCTTGGATCTTTCCCCTTTTCTCCACTGGAAACAAATCACCCGCAATAATGGCAGGGAAAGGCATCATAAATCCGGCTCCGATCCCCTGGACCGCACGGAATACCACCAGTTGAATCATGCTTGCGGAAATACCGCATAACAGGGAGCCTACTAAAAATAAGAGAATTCCAAACGCAAATACTTTTTTCCTTCCAAATAAGTCCGATAATCGTCCTGCCACCGGCGAAAGAATGGTGCTGGCAATCATATATGATGCGAAAGACCAGGCATACAAGTCAAATCTGCCGAGCTCCTTGGCGATGATCGGCATGGTTGTATTCATAATCGTCGAATCAATGGATGCAACCAGCATAGCAAGGACAATACTGACCATGACCGTCGTTCTGCTTGTCATGTACAACCCCCCCCTTTTTATCTATAACTATACTTTTTTGTTTTTACGATGTAGATTTAGGCAATGGTTTGGATTCCCGACTTTATTAGGCCATTGTGACCATTCGTAGATCGGATTATTGCAAAACAAAACAAGGCAGCTTTTGCCTTGTGAACAATTCACTATTTAAAAGTTCCATTTATAACTATATACCCTGTTGATTGATATTTGCGCATTGTTTTC is a genomic window containing:
- a CDS encoding MFS transporter; this translates as MTSRTTVMVSIVLAMLVASIDSTIMNTTMPIIAKELGRFDLYAWSFASYMIASTILSPVAGRLSDLFGRKKVFAFGILLFLVGSLLCGISASMIQLVVFRAVQGIGAGFMMPFPAIIAGDLFPVEKRGKIQALFTAMWGLSAVLAPLLGSFFVEYMTWRWIFFVNLPVCLISFLTLLPYKEHYQPKKAKVDYLGAVLFAVGVTFLLLDTVIKQNRLLYLALGIVLLVLFYVYERKQSSPLVPLSMLKHKMISRINLNAFIGTVSLFGTSSFIPLFLQKVGHLSLFMSGVALLGTAIGWMAAAVPAGKWILKYGYRILLIIGNLLLFISGLLLTFLNQQLGFGFVFAVMIVQGLAFGLLTTVGMIGVQQLVGGHERGISTSFFMFCRNMGTAIGVTIMGALLTNGATFMAGIHHLFLFGFGGSIVALLTSFLIKKENSLQSNNESGSKAV